DNA from Frateuria edaphi:
GGCGCGCACCGCCGCGCAGTTTGCTCACGCCGTGCCGCAGGTTCACCCGATATGAGCCGCGGGCGCCCTGCATGGGACGATGGTGGACCGCGAATATCACGGCATCGCCCTGTGCGAGCGGTACCACTTCGGCACGCGACTGCATGCGCGGGCGCTGCTCGGTCAGTACGAACTCGCCTCCGCTGAAATCGATGCCGGGCGCAGACAGGAGCACGGCGACCTGCAGCGGGAAGACGTGTTCGCCATACAGGTCCTGGTGCAGGCAGTTGTAGTCGCCTGACCGGTAGCGCAGCAGCAACGGCGTGGGCCGCACCTGACCGGCCGCGTGGCAGCGCGCCAGATAGTCGGCATGAGCCGGCGGATAGCGCACATCAATCCCCATCGCTTCGTTCCACCGGTTGGCCAGCGGCACCAGCCGGGGATAGATGCCCATGCGCAGCGCCTCGACCTGCGCGGGCAGGGGATAGGCAAAGTACTGGTATTCGCCCTGGCCGAAGCCGTGCCGCGCCATCACGACCCGGCTGCGGAAGTGTTCGCGATGGCAATAAAGCTCAGTCAGTTCGCGGCAGATTTGCGGTGCCAGCAGGCCAGGCAACTCGGCGTGGCCATGCGCGTCGAGCGCGGCGTGGACGGCCGGCCAGTCGATGGCGTGAAACGTGTCGGCGTGAGGGTCGTTGGCGGGCAGGTCGTCGGTCATGCCCTCAGGATTGCCCGTTGCGTGTTCCGGCGCCCTCCGCATCTTGCGCTTCCTCCTCGGCCTCGTCGCCGCGCACCTGGGCGTGGCTGATGAGCGCGAAGATGCAGCTTCCGCCGACGATGTTGCCGGCCAGCGTCGGCAGCGCGAACTGCGTGACGAACTCCTCGATGGACAGTCCACCGGTGAACACCAGGTAGAACGTCTCCACCGATCCCACGATGATGTGAGTGAAGCCGCCCAGCGCGATCAGGTAGGTGGTGAGCACGATCACGGTGATCTTCGCATGCTCCGCCGCCGGCAACAGCCATACCATCGTGGCGATCAGCCAGCCGGCAACGATGCCCTTGGTGAACATCTGCCATGGCGTGTTGCCCATGACCTCGGCACCGATGCCCGACAGGGCCGTCCGGGTACCCTCGTCGAACAACTGCATGTGCACGATGCCGTAAGCGAACAGCGCGGTGCCGATCAGGTTGCCCGCGAACACCACCGACCACAGCCGCAGCAGCGACCCGAGCTTGCGCAGGTTCGGATGCGTCATCAGCGGCAGTACCGCGGTCATCGTGTTCTCGGTGAACAATTGCTGCCGCGCCAGGATCACCACCAGGAAGCCGAACGGGTAACCCAGGCTCTCGACGAGAAAGGCGCCCGGCACACCTTCCAGGTGCCGGTGCAACAGGCCGCGGGCCAGCATCGAGAAGCCCATCGACAGCCCGGCCGCAAGCGCGGAGAGGCTCAGGGCGAGGAGGCCCCGGCTGAGTTCCTCCTCGCCTTCCAGGCGGATCGTTTCGTGCAGCACGGCCACGCGTGGAGGGCGTTTCTGCTCGACTTCGCCCCTCTCTTCGCGCGAGAGCGAGAAACCGTCGCGGGCGTCGACTTCGTTCGGATCTTCCGCGGCGCTGGCGCGCTGGCGTCCGGTTGGTTGGGGCATGCAGTGGTCCTCCGACGGCCACGGCACGCTACGACGGCTTCCGTATGCGAAGCGTCGCTTCAGGCGGGCACGTCGACCAGCACCAGTTCGGCATCCTCGAGTGCGGTCACGCGCAACGACGGTTCGCTTTTGATCGCTGCGCCGTCCCGCGCATCGAGCCGCACGCCGTTGACCTCCACGGCACCCTTCGCCGGCACCAGATAGGCATGCCGGCTGCCGCCCAGCGGATAGTCCGCTTGTTCGCCCGCGCGGAGCGTCGCGCCGAGCACGCGGGCCTGCGCACGCAGCGGCAGCGCGTCGGCGTCCCCGGGGAAGCCGCTGGCCAGCGCCACGAAGCGGCCGGCCCGCTCCCCGGTGGGGAAGGGCCGCGCGCCCCATGCCGGCGCGCCGCCCGGTCGGTCGGGGATGATCCAGATCTGGAAAATGCGGGTGGTTTCGGCCTCCAGGTTGTACTCGGCATGCGTGATGCCGGTGCCCGCGCTCATCACCTGCACGTCGCCGGCAACGGTGCGGCCCTCGTTGCCGAGGTTGTCGCGATGGCTGATCGCACCCTCGCGCACGTAGGTGATGATTTCCATGTCCGCGTGCGGGTGCGGCGGAAAGCCGCTGCGCGGGGCGATGGTGTCGTCGTTCCACACACGCAGCGCGCCCCAGCCCATGCGGGCGGGATCGTGGTAGCCGGCGAAGGAAAAGTGGTGCTTGGCGTCGAGCCAGCCATGGTTGGCGCCACCCAAGGTGTCAAAAGCCCTGCGTTCGATCATGTCGACCTCCTGCCGCGCGTGATGCCGGCCAGGCATGCAAGGTAAGGGTGCGCTTCCGGCTGCCAAATGGGCGTGGATTGAACGGATCGTTCGCGGACCGACACCCATTGACCGGGGCGCGGATGCATGGGTTAGGCTAGCGCCGGGGACATCCAGGAGTGCGCGTCATGCGCGGGCGACTTTTGTTGGCTTGGCTGCTGGCCGGCTGCGCGGGTACGTCGTGGGCCGGCCAACTGGTGGTGCGGGTCAGCGATAGTGGCGGACATGCCGTGGGCGACGCGGTGGTAACCGTGACCCCGGCCAACCCTTCGACCGAACCGCCGCCCTCGCCGGTCACCCGCTACGTCGACCAGCGGGACGAGACCTTCATTCCTTACGTGCAGGTGGTCCACCCCGGCGACCGCGTGGTGTTCCGCAACAGCGACGGCACCCGCCACCACGTCTATTCCTTTTCCGAAGCCAAGGCGTTCGAGTTCCTGCTGCGTCCGGGCGAGAGTTCGCCGCCGGTGACGCTGGACCAGCCCGGCCTGGTCGCGGTCGGCTGCAACATCCACGACCACATGATCGCCTACCTGCTGATTACCTCCGGACAGGCCAAGGTGACGCCCTCGCAGGGCCAGGCAGTGTTCGAACAACTGCCGCCGGGGAGTTACACCGTGACGGTATGGCACCCGCAGCTGCGGCCAGGCCAGATGCAGCCGAGCGAAATGACCGTGGTAGGCGAGGGGACGGAGGCGCAGCACGCCGACTTCACCCTCTCGCTTATTCCCGACCCGCGCGGGTTCACCGATCGCGAGCACCTGGACTACTGACCCCATGCGCGCCGTCGTCGGCTTCCGCCTCCGCTTGGCACTGTTCTTCGTCGCCACCCTGGTGACCGTGCAGCTGCTGACGGCCGCGCTGGTCTACGGCGTGACCCGGCGTGCGATGGTCAGCGAGGGCGAACGCCAGCTCGCGGTCAACGCGCAGGCTTTCGTGGCGCAGATGGACGATCTTTCCGCACGCGTGGCCGGCAACGTCGAAGTGATGACGCTGGACTACGCCTTGCGCTCGGCGATCGCCGAACGTGACCACGGCACGGTGTTTTCCGTGCTGCGCAACCACGGCCGCCGGGTAGGCGCCTCGCGCATGCAACTGGTCGGCCTGGACGGGGTGGTCGAGGTGGATACGGCCGACGCGCATGCGAACGGCAAGCGCTTCGCCTTTCCTGATCTTGTCGAGCATGCCTTCGACCGGCGCGTCGCGGCCGTGGTGGCGCTGCAGTCCAAGGCGTACTGGGTGGTGGTGGTGCCCATCTACGCGCCCCAGCCGGTCGGGCTGGTGGTGGTTTACGTACCGCTGGACGACGCGCTGCTGGCGCACCTGCGTGAACTGTCCGCGCTGCCTGGCGATATCGAGCTCGCGGTGCGGCCGGACACTTCGGGCTGGATCGCTGCCGCGCAGGGGCTCAGGCATACCGGACTGGTCGCCAGCCTGGCCGGCCAGGATCTGCCGACGAGCCCGGCGGTGCGCCGCATCCAGGGACACGAATACCTCGTGTTGGCGCAGCCGCTGAGCCAGGCGCGCAGCAGCGCCCCGGTGGTGGCGGTGCTCGGTTACTCGTTGGGCGACGCCTTGCGGCCATTCCGCGCAGTGGTGATCGCCTGGGGCTTCCTGCTTGGCCTGGGACTGGTGGTCGGCCTGATCGGCGCGTGGCTGACCGCGCGCAGCGTGTCGCGCCCGGTGGAATCCCTCGCCGGCGCGGCGCGGCGCATCGAGGCGGGCGACTACCGTGCGCTGCCCAGCCTCGGCCGTCGCGACGAACTGGGCGAACTCGCCGCGGCCTTCGGCACCATGGCCGAAGCGGTCCGCCAGCGCGAGGAGCGCATCCGCCAGCAGGCATTGCACGACCAGGTCACCGACCTGCCCAACCGCGTGGCCGCCGAGGCCGCGATCGATCGTGCGCGGGACGCCGGCACGACCCACGGCGCGCTGCTGATGGTCGGTCTCACGCGTGTGCCCGACATCATCAAGACCATGGGCCATGGCCTTTACGACCGCCTGATGCGCGAAGTCGGCATACGCCTGGGGCGCGTGGCCGCCAGGGCCTACCTGGCGCGCGCCACCGATACCCAGTTCGTCGCCTGGCTGCCTGACGCGGACCGCACCGAGGCGGTCGCCGCGGCGCTGCGCATCCTCGATGCGTTGAACGCCTCCTACGTCGAGGCGGACGTGAGCGTCGACACCCTGCCGGCGATCGGCATCGCCATGTACCCGGAGGACGGAGCGCTGGCGTCGGTGCTGCTGCGCCACGGCGAAGTGGCCCAGTTCGCGGCCACCGGCTCGACCCGTCCGCTGGCCTTCTACGACGCGGCAACCGACCCCCATCGCACCGAACGGTTGTCGCTGATGGGCGAGCTGCGCGAGGCGCTCGATCACGATCACCTGCTGCTGCACTACCAGCCCAAGCTCGCGCTGGACACGCGTCGCGTGGACGGCGTCGAGGCGTTGGTGCGCTGGCACCATCCGCGCCGCGGGATCGTGCCGCCGCAGGACTTCATCGGCATGGCCGAAGACACGGGCAACATCCAGCGGCTGACCCGCTGGGCGCTGGCCTCCGGCATTGCCCAGGCGAGCCGCTGGCACGCGCGCGGGCTCGACCTGAATGTGGCGGTGAATCTCTCGGCACGCGACCTGGGGGAACCGGAACTGCCGCTGCGCATCGGGCGTTTGCTCTCCATCCACGGACTTCCGCCCGGCAAGCTGACTGTCGAGATCACCGAGCGCGCCGTGATCGGCGAGCCGGAAACGGCGATCCGCGTGCTGCGGGGGTTGGCCGACCTCGGTGTCGGCATCGCGGTGGACGATTTCGGCGTAGGCCAGTCCGCCTTCGCCTATCTGCGCCACTTGCCGGTGAGCGAGCTGAAGATCGACCAGACCTTCGTCCGTCATCTGGCTCGCGACGCCAGCGACCAGACCATCGTGCGCTCGATCGTCGAACTCGGGCATCGCCTCGGCTTCCAGGTCACCGCCGAGGGAGTGGAAGACGAGGGGGCGCTGGAACAACTCGCGGCGATCGGCTGCGACCATGCGCAGGGCTTCTTCATCGCGCGCCCGCTGCCGGCGACGGAACTGGCGGGCTTCGCCTTTGAGCGGGCCGGGGTGGCATGAGTCTCGGCCGCGGCCTTCGCCGGCTTGCCCTGGCCTGCCTGGCTGCGCTGCCGCTGGCGGGCTACGCGCAAGATTTCAGCCTGCACGGCTACGTCGATGGCCGCCTGGTGGCCGCGCCATCCGAGCGCAGCTGGGTCGAGGGCGGGCTCGGCAAGACGCGTTACGGCGGCGGTGGCGTCGAGGCACGCTTCGGCGGCGCCGCGCTGGCCGGCACCGCGCAACTCACGCCCTCGCTGCTCGCCTTCGCCGGCCTACAACTGCAGGATGGCGACCGCGCCGGCATCGACATGCTGGAGGCCTACCTGCGTTGGCGACCCGTATCGACCACGCGCTGGCGCGGGTCGGTGCAGGCTGGCGCGTTCTTTCCGCCGGTCTCGCTGGAGAACGACGCGATCGGCTGGACCAGTCCGTGGACGCTCACGCCTTCGGCGATCAACAGCTGGGTCGGCGAGGAGCTGCGCGCGGTCGGTGCCGAGGGCCGCATCGAGCGGCGCGGCGAGATCGCCAGCTGGGAACTGCGCGGCGCGCTGTTCCAGCGCAACGACCCGGCCGGCAACCTGCTGGCGGTCCGCGGCTGGTCGCTCAGCGACCTGACCTATGGCATCGGCAGCCGTCTGCGCGAACCCGATGCCTACGTGCGCGACGACGGCGAGGAGCCGCCAATGCGCTACGACCCGTTCCGCCGCATCGGCCACCAATGGGGCAACTACGCCCAGTTGACGTGGCGCGCGCGCGGCTGGGGCCGCCTCAGCCTGATGCACTACGACAACCACGCCGACCCCCAAGCCTGGCAACCCTACGAAGGCGGCGAGCGCCTGTACGCCTGGCGCACCCGCTTCTGGAGCCTGGGCGCCACCGCCGACACCGGGCCGATCACCTGGCTGGCCCAGGCGATGGACGGCGATACCGTGATCGAGCCGGTGCCGAACCTGGTGTTCACTACCCGCTATCGGGCCGCGTACCTGCTGGCCGGCTGGAATCGCGGTGCGTGGCGACCCGCACTACGGCTGGACCACTTCAGTACGCGCGAACTGCCCGAAACCCCGGGGCTGCACGAAGGGGAGCACGGCAATGCGGTCACTGCCGCCCTCAACTGGCGTCCCCACGACTGGCTGCGCCTGACGTTCGAGGTGCTGCACATCGACAGCACGCGCACCGCCCGTGCCGATTACGGGTTGCAGCCCCGCATCCGCGGCACCCAGACGCAGCTGAGCGCACGCCTGTTCTACTGAAGGGTGGATTCGCAAGAATCACGCAGCCGCCGCGTATCCGACCGCCGCGGCGCTTTGCTATCCTTCGCCGTTCTCGCCAGCGCCCGTCCGGGCGCCACAACCACGGCCATACGTTTTCATGATCGAGACCAATCCGATCCATGCGCAGATCGCGGACCTCACCGGCCGCGTCGAGTCGCTTAGGGGGTATCTTTGACTACGCCACCAAGCGCGAGCGCCTCGAAGAAGTAAGCCGCGAGCTGGAAAGTCCCACCGTCTGGGACGATCCGCCACGCGCGCAGGAGCTTGGCCGCGAACGCGCCCGCCTGGATACCGTCGTCACCGGCATCGACGAGCTCACCGCCGGCCTGTCCGACGCGAAGGAACTGCTCGACATGGCTGCCTCCGACGGCGACGAGGACACTGTCCAGTCCGTCGCTGACGACGTGCAGAAACTCGAGGCCCGGGTGGGCAAGCTCGAGTTCCAGCGCATGTTCTCCGGCAAGATGGATTCGAACAACGCCTTCGTCGACATCCAGGCCGGCGCCGGCGGCACCGAGGCGCAGGACTGGGCCGAGATGCTGCTGCGCATGTACCTGCGCTGGGCCGAATCGCGCGGGTGGAAGGTCGAGCTGATGGAAGTGTCCGGCGGCGAAGTGGCGGGCATCAAATCCGCGACTTTCCGCGTCGAGGGCGACTACGCCTATGGCTGGCTCAAGACCGAAATCGGCGTGCACCGCCTCGTGCGCAAAAGCCCGTTCGACTCGGACAACCGCCGCCATACCAGCTTCACCTCCGTGTTCGTCTCACCCGAAGTCGACGACGACATCGACATCGAGATCAATCCGGCGGACCTGAAGACCGACGTCTACCGCTCTTCCGGCGCTGGCGGCCAGCACGTCAACAAGACCGAGTCGGCCGTGCGCATTACCCACGTGCCCTCAGGCGTGGTGGTGGCCTGCCAGACCGAGCGCAGCCAGCACGCCAACCGCGACCGCGCCATGAAGATGCTGGCGGCCAAGCTGTACGAACTGGAAGTACAGAAGCGCAACGCCGAGAAGGACGCGCTGGAAGCGAGCAAGTCCGACATCGGCTGGGGCAGCCAGATCCGCAACTACGTGCTCGACCAGAGCCGCATCAAGGACCTGCGCACCGGCGTGGAACGCTCCGACACGCAAAAGGTCCTCGACGGCGACCTGGACGAGTTCATCGAGGCGAGCCTCAAGTCCGGCCTGGATGCGGGCGCCAAGCGCATCGACGCCTGATCCGGACCCCGAGGAGGTGACCGAATGAACGGCAAGACCATCGGCGTGTTCCTGTTTGCCTGCGCCGCGCTGGCCACGTTTGGCGCGGCCGCGCAGGACAGCGGCGCCGGCCAGTCGATCAAGCAGGATGCCAAGGCCGTCGGCCATGGCGTGGCTGATGGCGCACGCGACGTCGGCCATGCCACGCGCGACGTCGCCAGGAAGGTGGGCCACGGCGCGAAAGAGGCGGGCCTGGGCATCGGCCATGGCGCGAAGAAGGCCGGCATCGCCGTCGGCCATGGCGCGAAGAAGGCCGGCATCGCCGTCGGCCATGGCGCGCGTGATGGCTGGAACGCCACCAAACATGCGGTCAAGCAGGTGTTCGACTAGCAGAACCGACGCCCGCGACACGTTTCATCGAACCTCACCCATCACGAGACACCCGCTGCCGGCACCGGCCCGCGGCCACGGAACCATCCATGAGCGAAGCCACCGAAAACCTGCCCGTCGACGAGAACAAGCTGATCGCCGAGCGCCGCGAGAAACTCAAGGCGCTGCGCGGGCAGGGCGTGGCCTTTCCGAACGACTTCAAGGTGGACGCCTTCGCCGGCGACCTGCGCAACGAATTCGTCGACCACGACGCCGAGGCTGTCGAAGCGGCCGCACGTCGCGTGAAGATGGCCGGTCGCATCGTGCTAAAGCGCGTGCAGGGCAAGGTCAGCTTCGTGCAGATGCAGGACTTCACCGGCCGCATCCAGCTGTTCATCCACCAGGGCACGGTGGGCGAGGAAACCTACGAGGCGTTCAAGGGCTGGGACGTCGGCGACATCGTCGGCGCCGAAGGGCAAGTAATGCGCACCAAGACCGGCGAGTTGTCGGTCAAGGTGGAAAGCCTGCGCCTGCTGACCAAGAGCCTGCGCCCGCTGCCGGACAAATTCCACGGCCTGGCCGACGTCGAGCAGCGCTACCGCCAACGCTATGTCGACCTGATCGTGACCGAGGAGGCGCGCCGCACTTTCGCGCTGCGCTCGAGGATCATCGGCTTCATGCGCAAGTGGCTGGAAGCCGAACCGCGCCGCTTCATGGAAGTGGAAACGCCGATGATGCACGTCATCCCCGGCGGCGCCACGGCGCGCCCCTTCGTCACCCACCACAACGCGCTCGACATGAGCCTGTACCTGCGCGTGGCGCCGGAGCTGTACCTCAAGCGCCTGGTCGTAGGCGGGTTCGACCGCGTCTACGAGATCAACCGGAATTTCCGCAACGAGGGCGTGTCGACGCGGCACAACCCCGAGTTCACCATGCTTGAGCTCTACCAGGCCTACGCCACCTACCACGAGATCATGGACCTCACCGAGGCGGTGATCCGCGAGACGGCGCAGAACGTGCTCGGTTCCACCGAGGTGACCTGGGAAGGCGCGCAGATCGACGTCGGTCCGGCGTTCCGCCGCTGGCGCATGGAAGACGCCGTGCTGGAGCACAACCCCGGGATCAAACGCGAGGAACTGCGCGATCGCGAGGCCATGGTGGCGCATGCGAAGCGCCTGGGCGTCCACGTCAAGCCGGGCTACGGCTGGGGCAAGCTGCTGCTGGAAATCTTCGAGAAAACCGTCGAGCACACGCTGATCCAGCCGACCTTCATCACCGACCATCCGGTGGAGGTTTCCCCGCTGGCGCGCGAGAGCGATACGGACCCGGGCATCACCGACCGTTTCGAGCTCTTCATCAACGGCAAGGAGATCGCCAACGGGTTCTCCGAGCTCAACGACCCCGAGGACCAGGCCGCGCGCTTCAAGGCGCAGGTCGAGGCCAAGGAATCGGGCGACGACGAGGCCATGCACTTCGACGCCGACTACATCCGCGCGCTGGAAGTCGGCCTGCCGCCGACCGGTGGCCTGGGGATCGGCATCGATCGCCTGGTGATGCTGCTGACCGGCTCGGCCTCGATCCGCGACGTGCTGCTGTTTCCATACATGCGTCCGGAAGCCTGACCGCCGATCCTTCGCCGTCACGCGGGTAAAGTGTCCGACGGATGGTGCAACGCTACGCAAAGTAGGGCGGCTTCAACCCACAGTTCCCTCGATGATCGGGCATGGTGGGCTGAAGCCCACCTCGGTTATCGCCGCGCACGGTGGCGTACGCGCCGCCGCAGCAGCGCCACCTGCAGCAGGTTCACGCCGCTCGATCCAGCCCAGTACAGTCCCAGTCCCGCGGCCAGGTGCCAGACCACGAGGAACGACACCACCACCGGCAACCAGTGCAGCAGCGTGCGCGCCTGCTCGGACATCGCCGGATTGAGCAACAGCGCCGCGAAACTCAACAGGCCCACCACCAGCGCCAGCATCACATCCGGCCGCGCCAGCTTCGGTATCCACAGGAACGATCCGGCCCCCGCGACACCCTGGCGGATCGCCGCATAGATGCCAGCGCCAAGCGGCGCCTGCACCAGCGCAACCAGCAGGCTGCTGCCCAATCCGCCACTGACGCCATACTCGCGATATAGCGCCTGCATGGCCTTTGCCTTTGCCGCCGGATCGCCGGCGTGGCGCTCATTGAGCCGCGCCAGCTTCGGCTTGAGCGCAAGCAACTGCTGCTGCCGCCACCAGCCCTGCTCGGCGGTCTTCAGCGTCATTGGCAACAGGGCCAGACGCACCAGCAGCGCCAGCACGATCACCGCCAGGCCATAGCTCCCGTCAAGCCACGTGGCCAGCTGCGCCAGCAGTGATGAAAGTCCGTCCACGAACATCGACCACATACCCCTTGCTCCTTGCTTCATGGCGAACCAGCAAGTGGGCGCAGCGTGCCCGGTTTTCAAGCACCCGCGTGCAAGGCAGCGCGCCAGGGGACCGCCAGCCCCGCGACGATCCCGGTGGCAGTCACGCCAACGGACAACGGTGCGGGTCGGCTAAACTTGGCGGTTTCCCGGTTGGAGCATCACGCCATGTGGTTTGCCATCGTCGGCACCGACGTCCCCGAGTCGCTGGACAAGCGCAAGAGCGCCCGGCCGGAACATCTGGCGCGGCTTGAGAAGCTTCAGGCCGAAGCCCGCTTGCTGCTGGCCGGTCCGTTCCCCGCCATCGCCTCCGACGACCCGGGCCCGGCCGGCTTCACCGGCAGCCTGATCATTGCCGAATTCCCCTCGCAGGCCGACGCCCAGCGCTGGGCGGATGCCGACCCGTATGTCGCTGCGGGCGTCTACGCCAGTGTCGAGGTCAAACCGTTCCGCAAGACCCTGCCATGAGCGCGATGGTCGAGCAGATCCGCCAGCGCCTTGCCGATGCCTTGGCGCCGGTGGAGCTGGAAGTGCTCGACGAGGGCCACAAGCACGCCGGCCACGCCAACGCCGGCAAGGGCCATTTCCACGTACGCATCGTCAGTCCGGCCTTTGCCGGCGTGCTGCCGATCAAGCGCCACCGCATGGTGTACGCGGCGCTGGAAGGGCTGATGGACCAGGGCATCCATGCACTCTCGATAGATGCCAAGGACTCATAATTAGCAATTTCAATTAGTTGTATTGTTTCGTTCCAGTCACTTGTCACGCCAGGTTCGCATTGCGACGACGCCCGGCGTTTGGCACAGTGACCTGTCGCCCGATCCACCGCGGGCCGTCCCTACTGTTGAGCCCGCATGCGCCTTACCACGATCAAACTCGCCGGATTCAAGTCCTTCGTCGACCCGACCACGCTGCACCTGCCGACCAACATGACCGGCGTGGTCGGACCGAACGGTTGCGGCAAGTCCAACATCATCGACGCGATCCGCTGGGTGATGGGCGAGAGCGCGGCCAGCCGCCTGCGCGGCGACTCGCTGACCGACGTGATCTTCTCCGGCTCCAACGCGCGCAAGCCGGTGGGGCAGGCGACCGTCGAGCTGATCTTCGACAATGCGGACGGCACCATCCAGGGCGAGTACGCGCAGTACGCGGAGATCTCGGTCAAGCGCCAGGTCACCCGCGACGGACAGTCGTCGTACTTCCTCAATGGCGGTCGATGCCGCCGCC
Protein-coding regions in this window:
- a CDS encoding BolA family protein: MVEQIRQRLADALAPVELEVLDEGHKHAGHANAGKGHFHVRIVSPAFAGVLPIKRHRMVYAALEGLMDQGIHALSIDAKDS